One genomic region from Octopus sinensis linkage group LG13, ASM634580v1, whole genome shotgun sequence encodes:
- the LOC115218258 gene encoding organic cation transporter protein-like has protein sequence MLQPNGDDQCSIYNNSFTGTYYTTPPSNSSELQCSYGRKFLTEKFSTVVSEFDLVCERKWLKSTLQSVYFAGYLVGSIVFGALSDRFGRRPIILLANICLVVSGVIKIFVPSLIIFLVLLWIQAAGHTGSFLIAFALTVESTPSKIRTPINFWYMSLYPSGVIFVVAFAYAISNWHYLELAGCLLPVINCFIWMFLPESPRWLIGRKRFTEAKALFRKIMKKNKKENLKMLDIFTNNAEETSFKNSLQENISEGKDLPKVKNYTFIDLFKSWWIALITLNICFCWMVCSMLYYGVLLNSVDMAGNRYINFLLMQIADLPANFFAHYLLNHFDHRKSTSLFLMFSGLNCIVSNFVTKGSSWFPLILVVLGKLGISAAFGSIYLLSAEIFPTVVRTNSLGVASMCARISGICAPFILLLSSYVRWLPLSIYGALSVISGMLLLLLPKTNDKDLPQNFEDLDNLKT, from the exons ATGCTTCAACCAAACGGCGACGATCAATGTTCTATATATAACAATAGCTTCACTGGGACATATTATACAACACCACCAAGTAATTCATCTGAACTACAGTGTTCTTATGGACGGAAATTTCTGACGGAAAAGTTTTCTACGGTTGTGAGTGAG TTTGATTTGGTATGTGAGAGAAAATGGTTAAAATCCACTTTGCAGTCAGTTTATTTTGCTGGTTATCTTGTTGGTTCAATTGTATTTGGGGCCTTATCAGACAG atttggtCGGAGACCCATTATATTATTGGCAAACATATGCCTAGTCGTCAGTGGAGTTATCAAAATCTTTGTACCATCTTTGATTATTTTTCTCGTTCTCCTTTGGATTCAAGCTGCCGGACATACTGGCAGTTTTCTTATCGCTTTCGCACTGA CTGTGGAATCTACACCTTCAAAAATACGTACTCCTATTAACTTTTGGTACATGTCATTGTATCCATCAGGGGTAATATTCGTAGTAGCGTTCGCCTATGCTATATCCAACTGGCATTATTTAGAATTGGCAGGGTGTCTCCTGCCTGTAATCAACTGTTTCATTTGGAT GTTTCTCCCTGAATCTCCCCGATGGCTGATTGGCAGGAAACGGTTTACAGAAGCAAAAGCACTTTTtcgaaaaataatgaagaaaaataaaaaggaaaatctgAAGATGTTAGACATTTTTACAAATAACGCAGAAGAGACTTCATTCAAGAATAGTTTGCAAGAAAATATATCCGAGGGAAAAGATTTACCCAAAGTAAAGAATTATACTTTTATTGACCTATTTAAATCATGGTGGATTGCATTAATCACACTTAATATTTGCTTCTGctg GATGGTCTGCAGTATGTTATACTACGGTGTACTCCTTAATTCTGTTGATATGGCTGGAAACCGCTACATAAACTTCCTTTTGATGCAAATTGCGGACTTACCTGCAAACTTCTTTGCTCATTATTTGCTTAACCATTTTGACCATCGCAAGTCAACTAGTTTATTTTTGATGTTTAGTGGATTAAATTGCATTGTGTCAAATTTTGTAACCAAAG GTTCATCCTGGTTTCCTCTGATCCTGGTTGTTCTGGGAAAGTTAGGCATCTCTGCAGCGTTTGGTTCAATTTATCTTTTATCGGCAGAAATATTTCCAACAGTTGTTAG AACAAACAGTTTAGGTGTTGCGTCAATGTGTGCCAGGATCAGTGGAATATGCGCACCCTTTATACTTCTGCTCTCATCCTATGTCAGATGGCTTCCTCTAAGTATCTATGGCGCCCTTTCTGTTATATCCGGCATGTTGTTGCTCTTACTGCCAAAAACAAATGATAAAGACTTGCCCCAAAACTTTGAAGATTTGGACAATTTGAAGACTTGA